A section of the Burkholderia mallei ATCC 23344 genome encodes:
- a CDS encoding acyltransferase family protein: MRDSYLDTARGAGIILVVYGHVLRGLFSAGLVPAGWPSALLAATDYTIYTFHMPLFFLLSGLHVPKSLRRAGDVFLLTKLRTIVYPYFVWSLLQGTVQIALSARGTNHAFTPNDLLAIGWRPFGQFWFLYALFICMLIAWAVSAITLRARTHGGANGANGENGGTEVSGENGEPSGAPCAVPAMPIVLVLLAIGGLAAVAFVAGSATRWGIVSMTLAYFPFFVLGMLIGERLPAFLERVSSGPALVAVAATFAASVAFAHRFGESDSIWALPAALSGSALVLLVAHRAARRGDAARHAPRASWLEYLGFASMPIYLAHILATAATRIALVTLGIVDVGAQLALGTFAGVLGPTLLYALALRAGTARLAGFPPLPAGYAMTPDKGRIGRADAA; this comes from the coding sequence ATGCGGGACTCCTATCTCGATACCGCTCGGGGCGCGGGCATCATCCTCGTCGTCTACGGCCATGTGCTGCGCGGGCTGTTCTCGGCCGGCCTCGTGCCGGCCGGCTGGCCAAGCGCGTTGCTCGCCGCGACCGACTACACGATCTACACGTTCCACATGCCGCTCTTCTTCCTGCTGTCGGGACTGCACGTGCCGAAATCGCTGCGGCGCGCGGGCGATGTCTTCCTGCTCACGAAGCTGCGCACGATCGTCTACCCCTATTTCGTATGGTCGCTGCTGCAAGGCACGGTGCAGATCGCGCTGTCGGCACGCGGCACGAATCACGCATTCACGCCGAACGATCTGCTCGCGATCGGCTGGCGGCCGTTCGGGCAATTCTGGTTCCTGTACGCGCTGTTCATCTGCATGCTGATTGCATGGGCCGTGTCGGCGATCACGCTGCGCGCGCGAACGCACGGTGGTGCGAACGGTGCAAACGGCGAGAACGGCGGGACCGAGGTGAGCGGCGAGAACGGCGAGCCATCGGGCGCGCCGTGCGCCGTTCCCGCGATGCCCATCGTGCTCGTCTTGCTCGCGATCGGCGGGCTCGCCGCCGTCGCGTTCGTCGCCGGTTCCGCGACGCGGTGGGGCATCGTGTCGATGACGCTCGCGTACTTCCCGTTCTTCGTGCTCGGGATGCTGATCGGCGAACGGTTGCCCGCGTTCCTCGAACGCGTGTCGAGCGGGCCCGCGCTCGTCGCCGTCGCGGCAACGTTCGCCGCTTCCGTTGCGTTCGCGCACCGCTTCGGCGAATCGGACAGCATCTGGGCGCTCCCCGCCGCGCTGTCGGGCAGCGCGCTCGTGCTGCTCGTCGCGCACCGCGCGGCACGGCGTGGCGACGCGGCGCGGCACGCGCCTCGCGCGTCGTGGCTCGAATACCTCGGTTTCGCGTCGATGCCGATCTATCTCGCGCACATTCTCGCGACGGCCGCGACGCGCATCGCGCTCGTCACGCTCGGCATCGTCGATGTCGGCGCGCAGCTCGCGCTCGGCACGTTCGCGGGCGTTCTCGGGCCAACCCTGCTGTACGCGCTCGCACTGCGCGCCGGAACCGCGCGGCTCGCCGGTTTCCCGCCGCTGCCGGCCGGCTACGCGATGACGCCCGACAAAGGCCGGATCGGCCGAGCCGATGCGGCCTGA
- the eat gene encoding ethanolamine permease: MQTESNGRPGAGGGAARPALQQTLGTWQLWGIAVGLVISGEYFGWSYGWASAGTLGFVVTALFVAAMYTTFIFSFTELTTSIPHAGGPFAYARRAFGPTGGYLAGVATLVEFVFAPPAIALAIGAYLHVQFPGLEPKHAAMGAYLVFMALNIVGVQIAATFELVVTLLAIFELLVFMGVVSPGFAWSNFVKGGWAGADHFSAGAFHGMFAAIPFAIWFFLAIEGVAMAAEEAKHPKRSIPIAYVAGILTLVALAIGVMVFAGGAGDWTKLANINDPLPQAMKYIVGANSGWMHMLVWLGLFGLVASFHGIILGYSRQIFALAREGYLPEWLAKVHPRFKTPYRAILAGGVVGIAAIYSDELIQFGGQTLTANIVTMSVFGAIVMYIVSMAALFKLRRVQPRMERPFRAPLYPFFPAFALVAALVCLGTMVYFNALVASIFVAFVALGYGYFLATRAQREAAPADALLEE, from the coding sequence ATGCAGACAGAGTCGAATGGCCGCCCCGGCGCGGGCGGCGGCGCAGCGCGGCCGGCGCTTCAGCAGACGCTCGGCACGTGGCAGCTGTGGGGAATTGCCGTCGGCCTCGTGATTTCGGGCGAGTACTTCGGCTGGAGTTACGGCTGGGCGAGCGCGGGCACGCTCGGCTTCGTCGTCACCGCGCTGTTCGTCGCGGCGATGTACACGACCTTCATCTTCAGCTTCACCGAGCTCACGACGTCGATTCCGCACGCGGGCGGCCCGTTCGCCTATGCGCGGCGCGCGTTCGGCCCGACGGGCGGCTATCTGGCGGGCGTCGCGACCCTTGTCGAGTTCGTGTTCGCGCCGCCCGCGATCGCGCTCGCGATCGGCGCGTACCTGCACGTGCAGTTTCCCGGCCTCGAGCCGAAGCACGCGGCGATGGGCGCGTACCTCGTGTTCATGGCGCTGAATATCGTCGGCGTGCAGATCGCCGCGACGTTCGAGCTCGTCGTCACGCTGCTCGCGATCTTCGAGCTGCTCGTGTTCATGGGCGTCGTGTCGCCGGGCTTCGCCTGGAGCAACTTCGTGAAGGGCGGCTGGGCGGGCGCCGATCACTTCAGCGCCGGCGCGTTCCATGGCATGTTCGCGGCGATCCCGTTCGCGATTTGGTTCTTCCTCGCGATCGAGGGCGTCGCGATGGCGGCCGAGGAGGCGAAGCACCCGAAACGCTCGATTCCGATCGCGTACGTGGCCGGCATCCTGACGCTCGTCGCGCTCGCGATCGGCGTGATGGTGTTCGCGGGCGGCGCGGGCGACTGGACCAAGCTCGCGAATATCAACGATCCGCTGCCGCAGGCGATGAAGTACATCGTCGGCGCGAACAGCGGCTGGATGCACATGCTCGTGTGGCTCGGCCTGTTCGGCCTCGTCGCGTCGTTCCACGGGATCATTCTCGGCTATTCGCGCCAGATCTTCGCGCTCGCCCGCGAAGGTTACCTGCCCGAATGGCTCGCGAAGGTGCACCCGCGCTTCAAGACGCCTTATCGCGCGATCCTCGCGGGCGGCGTGGTCGGCATCGCCGCGATCTACAGCGACGAGCTGATCCAGTTCGGCGGCCAGACGCTCACCGCGAACATCGTGACGATGTCCGTGTTCGGCGCTATCGTGATGTACATCGTCAGCATGGCCGCGCTCTTCAAGCTGCGCCGCGTGCAGCCGAGGATGGAGCGCCCGTTCCGCGCGCCGCTGTATCCGTTCTTCCCGGCGTTCGCGCTCGTCGCGGCGCTCGTGTGCCTCGGCACGATGGTGTACTTCAACGCGCTCGTCGCGTCGATCTTCGTCGCGTTCGTCGCGCTCGGGTACGGCTACTTCCTCGCGACGCGCGCGCAGCGCGAGGCCGCGCCCGCCGACGCGCTGCTCGAGGAGTAG
- a CDS encoding IS1182-like element ISBma2 family transposase yields the protein MLKTPMPTQHELEMVTLEELVPKDHLLRQIDAAVDFEFIRAKVAHLYCADNGRPALDPVVMFKLLFIGYLFGVRSERQLMREVQVNVAYRWFARFRLTDKVPDASTFSQNRRRRFTDTTVYQEIFDEIVRQAIKRGLVDGRVLYTDSTHLKANANKGKFDVVKLEQTPAAYTEALNAAVDADRAAHGRKPLDRDDDEPPSSKDTKLSRTDPDSGYMVRDDKPKGFFYLDHRTVDAKHAIITDTHVTPASVHDSQPYLDRLDRQRERFEFKVEAVGLDAGYFTPAVCQGLEERGIAGVMGYRTPNHKPGMFYKRQFKYDAYRNEYVCPQGQALPYSTTNRLGYREYKSNAQICGRCPVRSQCTNSAIAVKVVTRHVWERAKERVDARRLTEWGQRIYARRKQTVERSFADAKQLHGHRYARMRGLRKVAEQCLLAAAAQNIKKIAMLLARKRKKGPAGPDWRFVRMLLRLVSGLRCSFDYPLAANPQS from the coding sequence ATGCTGAAGACGCCCATGCCCACGCAGCACGAACTCGAGATGGTGACGCTCGAGGAACTCGTGCCGAAGGACCACCTGCTGCGCCAGATCGATGCGGCGGTGGATTTCGAGTTCATCCGCGCGAAGGTGGCGCATCTGTATTGCGCGGACAACGGGCGGCCGGCGCTCGATCCCGTGGTGATGTTCAAGCTGTTGTTCATCGGCTACCTGTTCGGGGTGCGCAGCGAGCGGCAACTGATGCGTGAGGTCCAGGTCAACGTCGCCTATCGCTGGTTCGCCCGGTTCCGGCTGACCGACAAGGTGCCGGATGCGTCAACGTTCTCGCAGAATCGCCGCCGACGCTTCACGGACACGACGGTGTATCAGGAGATCTTCGACGAGATCGTGCGGCAGGCGATCAAGCGCGGGCTGGTCGACGGTCGGGTGCTGTACACGGACAGCACGCACCTGAAGGCGAACGCGAACAAAGGCAAGTTCGATGTGGTGAAGCTGGAGCAGACGCCGGCCGCCTACACGGAGGCATTGAACGCGGCAGTGGATGCGGACCGGGCCGCGCATGGCAGGAAGCCGCTGGATCGCGACGACGATGAGCCGCCGTCTAGCAAGGACACCAAGCTCAGCCGGACCGATCCGGACAGCGGCTACATGGTGCGGGACGACAAGCCGAAGGGGTTCTTCTATCTGGACCACCGCACGGTGGATGCCAAGCACGCGATCATCACCGATACGCATGTGACGCCGGCCTCGGTGCATGACAGCCAGCCGTATCTGGATCGGCTGGATCGCCAGCGCGAGCGCTTTGAGTTCAAGGTCGAGGCGGTGGGGCTGGATGCGGGCTACTTCACGCCGGCGGTGTGCCAGGGGCTGGAGGAGCGAGGGATTGCCGGGGTGATGGGCTATCGCACGCCGAACCACAAGCCGGGCATGTTCTACAAACGGCAGTTCAAGTACGACGCGTATCGCAACGAATACGTGTGCCCGCAGGGGCAGGCCCTGCCGTACAGCACGACCAATCGGCTCGGCTATCGGGAATACAAATCCAATGCGCAGATCTGCGGGCGCTGCCCGGTACGATCGCAGTGCACGAACAGTGCGATCGCGGTGAAGGTGGTAACGCGCCACGTGTGGGAGCGCGCCAAGGAGCGGGTGGACGCGCGGCGCTTGACCGAATGGGGCCAACGCATTTACGCGCGGCGCAAGCAGACGGTGGAGCGCAGCTTCGCCGATGCCAAGCAGCTGCATGGGCACCGTTATGCCCGTATGCGTGGGCTACGCAAGGTGGCCGAGCAGTGCTTGCTGGCCGCGGCGGCACAGAACATCAAGAAGATTGCGATGCTGCTGGCGCGGAAGCGGAAAAAGGGGCCAGCGGGTCCCGATTGGCGCTTCGTGCGCATGCTGCTGCGTCTGGTGAGCGGTTTGCGCTGCAGCTTCGACTACCCGCTCGCGGCGAACCCGCAATCCTGA
- a CDS encoding ethanolamine ammonia-lyase subunit EutB, with product MLAKASPLRSGDQLAGVAASTEEERVAAKMALASAPLTAFLNEAVIPYEDDEVTRLVVDTHSRDAFAEISHLTVGDFRNWLLSPAADAAALERIAPGLTPEMVAAVSKLMRNQDLIAAARKRRVVTRFRNTVGLPGRMSVRLQPNHPTDDVKGIAASMLDGLMYGCGDAMIGINPATDSLAAITKLLAMIDAFRERYRVPTQSCVLTHVTNTIAAIDKGAPVDLVFQSIAGTEKANASFGISLALLAEAREAALALKRGTVGNNLMYFETGQGSALSANAHHGVDQQTCEVRAYAVARAFEPFLVNTVVGFIGPEYLYDGKQIIRAGLEDHFCGKLLGVPMGCDICYTNHAQADQDDMDNLLTLLGAAGINFIMGIPGADDVMLNYQSTSFHDQLYVREVLGLRRAPEFEEWLETMEITDAHGALRAASARVPLLAGANDWMGRCA from the coding sequence GTGCTCGCGAAGGCGAGCCCTTTGCGTTCCGGCGACCAGCTCGCGGGCGTGGCGGCCTCGACCGAGGAGGAGCGCGTCGCCGCGAAGATGGCGCTCGCGAGCGCGCCGCTCACCGCGTTCCTGAACGAGGCGGTGATTCCCTATGAGGACGACGAGGTGACGCGTCTCGTCGTCGATACGCATTCGCGCGACGCGTTCGCCGAGATCTCGCACCTGACGGTCGGCGATTTCCGCAACTGGCTGCTGTCGCCGGCGGCCGACGCGGCCGCGCTCGAGCGGATCGCGCCGGGCCTCACGCCGGAGATGGTCGCGGCGGTGTCGAAGCTGATGCGCAATCAGGACCTGATCGCGGCGGCGAGAAAGCGCCGCGTCGTCACGCGCTTCCGGAACACGGTGGGGCTGCCGGGGCGGATGTCGGTGCGGCTGCAGCCGAACCATCCGACCGACGACGTGAAGGGCATCGCCGCGTCGATGCTCGACGGGCTGATGTACGGCTGCGGCGACGCGATGATCGGCATCAACCCGGCGACGGACAGCCTCGCCGCGATCACGAAGCTGCTCGCGATGATCGACGCGTTCCGCGAGCGCTACCGCGTGCCGACGCAATCGTGCGTGCTTACGCACGTGACGAACACGATCGCGGCGATCGACAAGGGCGCGCCCGTCGATCTCGTGTTCCAGTCGATCGCGGGCACGGAAAAGGCGAACGCGAGCTTCGGCATTTCGCTCGCGCTGCTCGCCGAGGCGCGCGAAGCGGCGCTGGCGCTCAAGCGCGGCACGGTCGGCAACAACCTGATGTATTTCGAGACGGGGCAGGGCAGCGCGCTGTCGGCGAACGCGCATCACGGCGTCGACCAGCAGACCTGCGAGGTGCGCGCGTACGCGGTCGCACGCGCGTTCGAGCCGTTTCTCGTGAACACGGTGGTCGGCTTCATCGGCCCCGAATACCTGTATGACGGCAAGCAGATCATTCGCGCGGGGCTCGAGGACCACTTCTGCGGCAAGCTGCTCGGCGTGCCGATGGGCTGCGACATCTGCTACACGAACCACGCGCAAGCCGATCAGGACGACATGGACAACCTGCTCACGCTGCTCGGCGCGGCGGGCATCAACTTCATCATGGGCATTCCCGGCGCGGACGACGTGATGCTGAACTACCAGAGCACGTCGTTCCACGATCAGCTCTACGTGCGCGAAGTGCTCGGCCTGCGCCGCGCGCCCGAGTTCGAGGAGTGGCTGGAGACGATGGAGATCACGGACGCGCATGGCGCGCTGCGCGCCGCGTCGGCGCGCGTGCCGCTGCTCGCCGGCGCGAACGACTGGATGGGGCGCTGCGCATGA
- the eutC gene encoding ethanolamine ammonia-lyase subunit EutC, with the protein MSDGVEKNPWGQLKSFTNARIALGRAGNSLPTAPLLAFNLSHAQARDAVHQPLDADALRRDIEAAGLPTLGVQSAAPDRQHYLRRPDLGRRLADDSRALLAAHGAALGEAPDLVFVVGDGLSAFAAAKQALPLLNAMRPKLDGWRVGPVVVARQARVALGDEIGELLGARLVAVLIGERPGLSSPDSLGVYLTYAPKVGCHDAQRNCISNVRPEGLPHDAAAHKLHYLLTHARRLGITGVGLKDDSDALLPAAQAQTRRLAPGPAQE; encoded by the coding sequence ATGAGCGACGGGGTCGAAAAGAATCCGTGGGGACAGCTGAAATCGTTCACGAACGCACGGATCGCGCTCGGCCGCGCGGGCAACAGCCTGCCGACCGCGCCGCTGCTCGCGTTCAACCTGTCGCATGCGCAGGCGCGCGATGCCGTCCATCAGCCGCTCGATGCCGATGCGCTGCGCCGCGACATCGAAGCGGCGGGGCTGCCGACGCTCGGCGTGCAAAGCGCCGCGCCGGACCGCCAGCATTACCTGCGGCGGCCGGATCTCGGCCGCCGGCTCGCGGACGACAGCCGCGCGCTGCTCGCCGCGCACGGCGCGGCGCTCGGCGAAGCGCCGGACCTGGTGTTCGTCGTCGGCGACGGGCTGTCGGCGTTCGCGGCCGCGAAGCAGGCGCTGCCGCTGCTGAACGCGATGCGGCCGAAGCTCGACGGCTGGCGGGTGGGGCCCGTCGTCGTCGCGCGGCAGGCGCGCGTCGCGCTCGGCGACGAGATCGGCGAGCTGCTCGGCGCGCGCCTCGTCGCGGTGCTGATCGGCGAGCGGCCCGGCCTGAGCTCGCCGGACAGCCTCGGCGTGTATCTGACGTATGCGCCGAAGGTCGGTTGTCACGACGCGCAGCGCAACTGCATCTCGAACGTGCGGCCAGAGGGGCTGCCGCACGATGCGGCCGCGCACAAGCTGCACTACCTGCTGACGCACGCGCGGCGGCTCGGGATCACGGGCGTCGGGCTCAAGGACGATAGCGATGCGCTGCTGCCCGCCGCGCAGGCGCAAACGCGGCGTCTGGCGCCGGGGCCCGCGCAGGAATAG
- the adh gene encoding aldehyde dehydrogenase, with product MNHADMQHLNIEFPYRKQYGNFIGGEWVAPVGGEYFDNVSPVTGRPFTAIPRSREADIELALDAAHAAKAGWAAKGAAERANVLLRIADRMEANLTRLAVAETIDNGKPLRETTAADVPLAIDHFRYFAGCIRAQEGSIADIGGDMVAYHFHEPLGVVGQIIPWNFPLLMAAWKLAPALAAGNCVVLKPAEQTPASILVFAELIQDLLPPGVLNIVNGFGLEAGKPLASSKRIAKIAFTGETSTGRLIMQYASENLIPVTLELGGKSPNIFFADVMDRDDSYFDKALEGFAMFALNQGEVCTCPSRALVEESIYDRFIERALKRVEAIKQGHPLDSQTMIGAQASAEQLEKILSYIDIGRGEGAQCLTGGERNVLGGELAEGYYVKPTVFRGHNKMRIFQEEIFGPVLAVTTFKTEEEALEIANDTLYGLGAGVWTRDGNRAYRFGRGIQAGRVWTNCYHAYPAHAAFGGYKQSGIGRETHKMMLDHYQQTKNLLVSYSEKPLGFF from the coding sequence ATGAATCACGCGGACATGCAACATCTGAACATCGAATTCCCGTACCGCAAGCAGTACGGGAATTTCATCGGCGGCGAATGGGTCGCCCCGGTCGGCGGCGAGTATTTCGACAACGTCTCGCCCGTCACCGGCCGGCCGTTCACCGCGATCCCTCGCTCGCGCGAAGCCGACATCGAGCTCGCGCTCGACGCCGCTCACGCGGCCAAGGCGGGCTGGGCCGCGAAGGGCGCGGCCGAGCGCGCGAACGTGCTGCTGAGGATCGCCGACCGGATGGAGGCGAACCTCACGCGCCTCGCCGTCGCCGAGACGATCGACAACGGCAAGCCGCTGCGCGAAACCACCGCAGCCGACGTGCCGCTCGCGATCGACCACTTCCGCTACTTCGCGGGCTGCATCCGCGCGCAGGAAGGCTCGATCGCCGATATCGGCGGCGACATGGTGGCCTACCACTTCCACGAGCCGCTCGGCGTCGTCGGCCAGATCATCCCGTGGAACTTCCCGCTGCTGATGGCCGCGTGGAAGCTCGCGCCGGCGCTCGCGGCCGGCAACTGCGTCGTGCTCAAGCCGGCCGAGCAGACGCCCGCGTCGATCCTCGTGTTCGCCGAGCTGATCCAGGATCTGCTGCCGCCCGGCGTGCTCAACATCGTCAACGGCTTCGGCCTCGAGGCCGGCAAGCCGCTCGCGTCGAGCAAGCGGATCGCGAAGATCGCGTTCACGGGCGAGACGTCGACGGGCCGCCTCATCATGCAGTACGCGAGCGAGAACCTGATTCCCGTCACGCTCGAGCTGGGCGGCAAGAGCCCGAATATTTTCTTCGCCGACGTGATGGATCGCGACGACAGCTACTTCGACAAGGCGCTCGAAGGCTTCGCGATGTTCGCGCTGAACCAGGGCGAAGTCTGCACGTGCCCATCGCGCGCGCTCGTCGAGGAGAGCATCTACGATCGCTTCATCGAACGCGCGCTCAAGCGCGTCGAGGCGATCAAGCAGGGCCATCCGCTCGATTCGCAGACGATGATCGGCGCGCAGGCGTCGGCCGAGCAGCTCGAGAAGATCCTGTCGTACATCGACATCGGCCGCGGCGAAGGCGCGCAATGCCTGACGGGCGGCGAGCGCAACGTGCTCGGCGGCGAGCTCGCCGAAGGCTATTACGTGAAGCCGACCGTGTTCCGCGGCCACAACAAGATGCGCATCTTCCAGGAAGAAATCTTCGGGCCGGTGCTCGCGGTGACGACGTTCAAGACCGAGGAGGAAGCGCTCGAGATCGCGAACGACACGCTGTACGGCCTGGGCGCCGGCGTCTGGACGCGCGACGGCAACCGCGCGTACCGCTTCGGCCGCGGCATCCAGGCGGGCCGCGTGTGGACGAACTGCTATCACGCGTATCCGGCGCACGCGGCGTTCGGCGGCTACAAGCAATCCGGCATCGGCCGCGAGACGCACAAGATGATGCTCGACCACTACCAGCAGACGAAGAACCTGCTCGTCAGCTACAGCGAAAAGCCGCTCGGGTTCTTCTGA
- a CDS encoding helix-turn-helix domain-containing protein: MDHEHTGAETTAEDTGRSADGDGGAAGRALVSVAHDADEQARNLIGWRQTYDQLAAGRFVGTLTELPLDTMKVFRETTSHTLRQACEVRGDAYWFGIPLARDGAARIDARPIAADALAFRPGNVEFELLTPAQFSIYGVVVRGAVLRRYAQEVERCGLDERLPLVPVVRVGEARLTRLCALLAQRLDDADAMSAAGEPLSDCARNDLQAEVLAALFDLCASPAADASVEHSSRRRKIVAAARDYVLAHRSRPVGVPELCEQLHVSRRTLQYCFQDVLGMAPATYLRALRLNGVRRDLRGRAAASVQDAAAAWGFWHLSQFATDYRRMFGARPSETLRDALAC, encoded by the coding sequence ATGGATCACGAGCACACCGGCGCCGAGACGACGGCGGAGGACACCGGGCGCAGCGCGGACGGCGACGGCGGCGCGGCCGGGCGCGCGCTCGTGAGCGTCGCGCACGACGCCGACGAGCAGGCGCGCAACCTGATCGGCTGGCGCCAGACCTACGACCAGCTCGCGGCGGGCCGCTTCGTCGGCACGTTGACCGAGCTGCCGCTCGACACGATGAAGGTGTTCCGGGAGACGACGAGCCATACGCTGCGGCAGGCGTGCGAGGTGCGCGGCGATGCGTACTGGTTCGGCATTCCGCTCGCGCGCGACGGCGCGGCGCGCATCGACGCGCGGCCGATCGCCGCCGACGCGCTCGCGTTCCGGCCCGGCAACGTCGAGTTCGAGCTGTTGACGCCCGCGCAATTCTCGATCTACGGGGTGGTCGTGCGCGGCGCGGTGTTGCGCCGTTACGCGCAGGAGGTCGAGCGCTGCGGGCTCGACGAGCGGTTGCCGCTCGTGCCCGTCGTGCGCGTCGGCGAGGCGCGGCTCACGCGGCTGTGCGCGTTGCTCGCGCAGCGTCTGGACGACGCCGACGCGATGAGCGCGGCGGGCGAGCCGCTATCCGACTGCGCGCGCAACGACCTGCAGGCGGAGGTGCTCGCGGCGCTGTTCGACCTGTGCGCGTCGCCCGCGGCCGACGCGAGCGTCGAGCACTCGTCGCGGCGCCGCAAGATCGTCGCGGCCGCGCGCGACTACGTGCTCGCGCATCGCTCGCGGCCTGTCGGCGTGCCGGAGCTGTGCGAGCAACTGCACGTGAGCCGGCGCACGCTGCAGTATTGCTTCCAGGATGTGCTCGGGATGGCGCCCGCGACCTACCTGCGCGCGCTGCGGCTCAACGGCGTGCGGCGCGATCTGCGCGGCCGCGCGGCCGCCTCGGTGCAGGACGCCGCGGCTGCATGGGGGTTTTGGCATCTGAGCCAGTTCGCGACCGATTATCGGCGGATGTTCGGCGCGCGGCCGTCGGAGACGCTGCGCGACGCGCTCGCCTGTTGA
- a CDS encoding glycosyltransferase family 9 protein produces MTPTLDETALPPADALAYPGTLLSPDGRLVAPYDLERPGADARGHVGAAARAGLLHAASGPFTLDYATLSTVHVINGMGVALGDSVVGLTALAAIKARHPHVHFVLYRPAHAPAYVDALYRLAADAIAPIRALPWPAAELPARDTRIDLGNHLYWPAFAARPMIDFFLASLGMPPESIPADAKCNRWLARLTLPPLPPEWRDRPYALFCPQASTPLRSIPAAQRAALVERLARTYRLPVLGFGPIDHPDYVDVSGHSADTAQFVSWVGRARVALCSDTSAVHIAAGFDVPTLACFSSIAPELRVRDYPLCTAIELDMPEMLRNRHKSDAANDIAQVDAAYRRIDWDAIAWPPARE; encoded by the coding sequence ATGACGCCGACCCTCGACGAAACCGCGCTGCCGCCCGCCGACGCGCTCGCCTACCCCGGCACGCTGCTTTCGCCGGACGGGCGGCTCGTCGCCCCCTACGATCTCGAACGCCCGGGCGCCGACGCGCGCGGCCACGTCGGCGCGGCGGCCCGCGCCGGGCTGTTGCACGCGGCAAGCGGCCCGTTCACGCTGGATTACGCGACGTTGTCGACGGTTCACGTGATCAACGGGATGGGCGTCGCGCTCGGCGATTCGGTGGTCGGGCTGACCGCGCTCGCGGCGATCAAGGCGCGGCATCCGCATGTGCATTTCGTGTTGTACCGCCCCGCGCACGCGCCCGCGTACGTCGACGCGCTGTACCGGCTCGCGGCCGACGCAATCGCGCCGATCCGCGCGCTGCCGTGGCCCGCGGCGGAGCTGCCGGCGCGCGACACGCGCATCGACCTCGGCAATCACCTGTACTGGCCCGCATTCGCGGCGCGGCCGATGATCGACTTCTTTCTGGCGTCGCTCGGCATGCCGCCCGAATCGATCCCGGCCGACGCGAAATGCAACCGCTGGCTCGCGCGGTTGACGCTGCCCCCGCTGCCGCCCGAGTGGCGCGACCGGCCGTACGCGCTGTTCTGCCCGCAGGCGAGCACGCCGCTGCGCAGCATCCCGGCCGCGCAACGCGCGGCGCTCGTCGAGCGGCTCGCGCGCACCTATCGGCTGCCCGTGCTCGGCTTCGGGCCGATCGATCATCCGGACTATGTCGACGTGAGCGGCCACTCAGCCGATACCGCGCAGTTCGTCAGCTGGGTCGGGCGGGCGCGCGTCGCGCTCTGCTCGGACACGTCGGCCGTGCACATCGCGGCCGGCTTCGACGTGCCGACGCTCGCGTGCTTTTCGAGCATCGCGCCCGAGTTGCGGGTGCGCGATTACCCGCTTTGCACGGCGATCGAACTCGATATGCCGGAGATGCTGCGCAATCGCCACAAAAGCGATGCGGCGAACGACATCGCGCAGGTCGACGCCGCGTATCGGCGCATCGATTGGGACGCGATCGCCTGGCCACCGGCGCGGGAATGA